The window GGAGAAAAGAACTGATTCGGACATTTTCTCATGGCGTTTTTTAAGATATTCAGCATCTTTTTCTCCAAATACCAAGCTCATGTGCGGACAGGAATTGATGAAGTCCTTTGGATCCTGAATATATCCTTTCGCTAATAAGTAAGACCAGAACTGTTTTGAAACTTCAAACTGTTCTGCGATGCTTTCTGCTTTCTTGATATCAATACTCCCATCCGGGTTTTCCGGAGTATAATTTAGCTCACAAAATGCGGAGTGCCCTGTTCCGGCGTTGTTCCAAGCTGCTGTACTTTCCTTGGCAAATCTTCCTAGTCTTTCGAAGATGGCAATTTCAAGTTTTGGATCAAATTCATGAAGCAGCGTTGCTAAAGTGGCGCTCATGATTCCGCCCCCTATCAGTACAACGTCGTATTTAGGTTTCGGTGTTCTGCTTGTAAGCGATTGTGACATAATTTTAAATTTTAGTTCAAATTTCGGGAAAAGTTTTAAAAAGAGAAACGCGTTTAACGATTTTAACACGTTAATTTTTGAGTTAAAAACACTTCTTAATTATGCAACAATATATAATGGAAAGTATCAATAGAATAACATTGAAATGATTAATAATAGCAATAATAAATAGTCATTTTCCATCAAAAAAAAATAAATTTTAGTTCAATATAATTCACCAAAAGGTAAATAATTATCTTTTTTGCATTCTTCGTATATTTTATGTTAATTTAAGTTCATCCAAGTTCACTGTATGAATTACTTTAATCATAATGGTTTATAATCATATTTTTTTCAAAAATATGTGAATTTACATTAAAAATAAACAAATAAAAGTCACATTTAATTGATAAAACAATAATTTATTTGATCAAAAGTCATATTAAAAACACAATTTAATCATTTTTTATACGTATCTTTCAATTGATTTAATACCATATTCCATGTGTATTTAATTAAAATTATTTCGTAAACATATAAAAGATGAAAATTGTTAACTTCGTAAGTACATTTTTCGCTACATTGGCATTTGCCCAAAGCGGAAGTGTAGGAATCAACACGTCCAAACCGGACCCTAGTGCAATTCTGCATATCGAAAATTTCAATGGAGTTTCTGCGACAGCTACTGCAAGCGTATCAGGTGGCGTTGTAAACGGGATTACCATCACCAACGGCGGAAGTGGTTACATTATGGCACCTACTATTAATTTTTATGGCGGCGGTTCTGTTGTGAATGGCGGTACAAAAGCACGTGCTACGGCTAATATGACCAATGGAACTATAACCAGTATCACTATAAATAATGGAGGAAGCGGTTATACCAGTGCTCCCACAGTCGTTATTTCAGGAGGGAATAAAGGATTGCTATTTCCTAACCTGAATATCACAAATCTAAGCAGTACAACTTCTCCAGTTGCCTCTCCTGCAAATGCTCTTATTGGTTTTAATGGAGGTACTAATGCTAATAATAAGGCCTTACATGTTTTCAACGGGACTACTAAACAATGGCAAAGTACTATTGATGCCGAAAACACTCCTAAAGTTGCCTACCTTGATTTCACAGGAAATCTATCTGTATTGGATAATGCTGTTGCCGGAACTAATGCTCAATTATTAGTAAATCCTCCAGCTGTTTCCGGGGTATCTAACATTAATGGTTTCAAAGTTGTTCAAAATCCAAGTACAGGGGGATATTCTCTAGTTCTTCCTCAAGGAAACTATCTGGTAGAAGTAAATCTTAATTTAAATTCTCCTCAGGAAAACCCTTCCGGACAAGGAGGGACAGCACCTCTTTCAGGAAGCAGTTACTATCTGATGGGATATTTTATAGATTTTACCAACGATCTGTATAATAATACAAGTAATACGTTTGTATCAGGAGCAAATACAAGAAAGGAAGTCCCAATTGTTTCTAAAGTAGATACTAATCATTTAGCAACATGGTCTTATTATTACAGTGTTCCTTCTAATCCTAATGCCAATATCATCGGAGGTTTAAGATTACGATTGGGAAGAATGCAAAACAGTACGTTTTACGACCTTGTCAAGGTAATTCCCACTGGATCTTATATTAAAATATCACAACTTTAAAACAAAACACATGAAAAAAGGTTATATCGTCCTATTATTTGTAATAGTGCAAATAATACACGCACAAGTAGGAATTGGGAAATCTTCTATAAACAGCTCAGCAGTATTGGAAGTATCTGAATCTACTAATAAGGGAGTACTCCTTCCGACAGTTGATATTATAGATATATTAAACAATATTACCCCAGTTGCTAATCCCGCAGAAGGTTTGATAGTATACAATAAAGGAAACTCAATCAGTCCTGGTCTCTATATATGGAAAAATAACAGATGGACTCAAATGGCAGATTCCTACAACCTTGTAAGCTACATGATGCTTCAACGTACGACAGATTATAATGTATTAGGAAATTTTGCGAATGGTACTTTTAAAAACTTCACGGATGCTTCTCTTACTGTTCTCTCAAATGATATTGGGGCTTCTTATAATACAACATCAGGAGTTATTACCCTTCCTGGAAACAGTGGTTATCTGGTTAACATATGTCTTAATATAAGAACTGCATTGGAAAGCAGCACTGCGGGAATTGGAGGTACTCCTGTACATTTGCATCAATATCTTGTAAAGCTTGTTGACCCTGTTTCAGGAACTCAATATGGAAAAACAATAAGCATCAATGCCCAATCAATAGCATCAAATAAAACACATACCTTAAATATGAGTTTTTCTTTTGTTTCAACCTCAGCAACACCTATTACTTTAGTCCCTTCTATTGCCCATGATGCAGGAGGGACATATCAACAAGGAGCAGGAGGGACAACTCCCAATAACGGAGAGATTATCATTACCAACACCAAAGTTGATATTCAAAGATCAGCCCTTAACCAATAATTACTACTACAATGAAAAACTATATTTATTTTGCCTGCGCAGCACTAATACTTTTTAGTATAAGCATTAAAGCACAAGTTGGTATTAATACTAGCACCCCTAACGCAAGCAGTGTCCTGGATATTAACTCATCCGATAAAGGTGTACTTTTTCCTCAATATGATCTTACAGTACTCAATAGTACAACAACACCGATTGCTAATCCAGCAGATGGTCTGATGATTTATAACAAAGGAGGAGTCTCTACTTTTCCCAAAGGATATTATGTATGGATCAGAAACCAGTGGCAGCGTTCCATAATTGCAGGAACTGAACCTCAGTCTATGTCTTTAATTATCAATTCAGGTATTTTAGTTCCTACCGGAAGTACTAATAATACGCTTAGCAATTTCACTGTTGCCTCTAATAAAATTACTTCAGCCTCCTTAGGATCTGATACTTCTACTATTACTTTACCCGCCGGAACATATATCCTTCGATACTCTGTAGATTCCAGTAATGGAAATAACAACAACGGAACCACCAATACACAGTATCTTTCTCAAAACTTCACCTGTACACGATCTTATATGATCAATGCTGCAACAGGTACAAGCATTACGGAAATCAACAAAATGTGCCAGTTATCAAGCTCTTTTACCTTTTTTCAGGGAAGCTATTTTTTAACGTTAACCGCACCAACAACGATCCGTCAAAAATTTGAGTTTGATACAGGAAACGGTTTTACAGCCAGCAATCTGAATATCCGTTCGTCACTGGCTCTTGTAATTACTAAAATGAGTCAATAAAAAAGGCTTAAGTAATGATTTACTTGAGCCTTCAGTATAGGTATTAAAACAAGGTTCTATAATATGGAACCTTGTTTTTTAATTGAGCTTTGCAGTGAGTTTTTTAAACTGTTTTTCAGCATTTTTACCTTCATAAAGAATAGCATATACCGTATCAATAATCGGTAATTTCAGATTTTTCTGTTTTGAAGTCTTATAGATGGATTGAGCAGCATAATATCCTTCTGCAACCATATTCATTGACTGGATTGCTGATTTTACGGTATATCCTTTTCCAATAAGATTTCCAAGATTTCTGTTTCTTGAGAAAAGTGAATAAGCGGTTACCAGAAGGTCTCCCAGGTAGGCACTTTCATTTACATCTCTTGGTGCTTCATAGATGGCTTCCAGGAAAATCTCCATTTCACGGATCGCATTGGATACAAAAACGGCTGTAAAGTTATCTCCATAGCCTAGTCCACTTGCAATACCGGCCCCGATAGCAAAAATATTTTTAAGAATTGCACTGTATTCATTTCCTAAAATATCTTTACTGGTTTGCACCTTAATAAAATCTGAACTGAAAATTCCTTCCAGCTTTTCGGCCGTTTCATCTTCTACTGTTGCAATTGTAAGATATGAAAGTCTTTCCATTGCTACTTCTTCAGCGTGACAAGGTCCTGCAATAACTGCCTGATTTCTGAAACCGATTTTAAACTCATCACGAAGATAATGTGCCACCACATCATTCACCTTAGGAATAATCCCTTTAATTGCAGAAACAAAGATCT of the Chryseobacterium capnotolerans genome contains:
- a CDS encoding NAD(P)H-dependent glycerol-3-phosphate dehydrogenase, whose amino-acid sequence is MAKKKIISESSNPKKTKKDVSVGVVGSGSFATAIVKMLVENCKVVHWCVRSEFVKGAIELRGHNPTYLTAAHFNLKSLKLTTDINELVSACDVIVLATPSIYLSDTLDKMTCDYSDKIFVSAIKGIIPKVNDVVAHYLRDEFKIGFRNQAVIAGPCHAEEVAMERLSYLTIATVEDETAEKLEGIFSSDFIKVQTSKDILGNEYSAILKNIFAIGAGIASGLGYGDNFTAVFVSNAIREMEIFLEAIYEAPRDVNESAYLGDLLVTAYSLFSRNRNLGNLIGKGYTVKSAIQSMNMVAEGYYAAQSIYKTSKQKNLKLPIIDTVYAILYEGKNAEKQFKKLTAKLN